In Phragmites australis chromosome 24, lpPhrAust1.1, whole genome shotgun sequence, the following are encoded in one genomic region:
- the LOC133908039 gene encoding uncharacterized protein LOC133908039 translates to MGQDKGRGRGRVINSQPSEEVHQSRPSSQGTPLPPPSENDLVAVMANQTRLLEALAQTGINNQGYGPQNKMAEFMRIKPPTFDSTDDPLEADDWLRAITKNLKVINCEGQERVNLAAHQLTGSAAELWENYYEASVDADTITWEEFCGEFRKYHVPKGTMEMKSDEFRNLKQGSMTVNQYIRKFIRLSRYAPKDVSTHKKKQDRFKKGLICSLYVQLVHVIYPNFNTMMNKTLLLEEARAPIEAERKRRFFDQKHQGNMFQWAGPNQRQKVQYR, encoded by the coding sequence ATGGGCCAAGATAAAGGCAGAGGGAGAGGTAGAGTCATCAACTCTCAACCTAGCGAGGAAGTTCACCAAAGCCGCCCCAGTAGTCAAGGGACCCCACTGCCCCCACCCTCAGAGAATGATCTGGTGGCTGTAATGGCCAATCAAACCCGCCTATTGGAGGCCCTAGCGCAGACAGGAATCAACAATCAAGGTTATGGACCTCAGAATAAGATGGCAGAGTTTATGAGGATCAAACCTCCAACCTTCGACAGTACCGACGACCCCTTAGAAGCTGACGACTGGCTTAGGGCAATTACCAAGAACCTCAAGGTCATCAATTGTGAAGGCCAAGAGAGGGTGAATTTAGCAGCCCATCAGCTCACTGGGTCTGCAGCGGAATTGTGGGAGAACTATTACGAGGCATCGGTGGATGCAGATACCATCACTTGGGAGGAATTCTGCGGAGAATTCCGAAAGTACCATGTACCGAAGGGTACTATGGAGATGAAGTCTGATGAATTCCGTAACCTAAAGCAGGGATCAATGACAGTGAACCAGTACATTCGAAAGTTCATCCGCCTGTCTCGATATGCCCCGAAAGATGTGTCAACtcacaagaagaagcaagatcgCTTCAAGAAAGGGCTGATTTGTAGCTTATATGTCCAGCTCGTGCATGTCATCTACCCTAACTTTAATACTATGATGAACAAGACCCTCCTCCTGGAAGAGGCCCGTGCACCTATAGAggcagagagaaagagaaggttCTTTGACCAGAAGCACCAGGGTAATATGTTTCAATGGGCAGGACCCAACCAACGCCAAAAAGTCCAGTATCGGTAG